The Cytobacillus firmus genome segment GGAATCTTGAATGGCATACTTTTGCTGGCCTTGGGGATGCGGCCCATACGGGGATGATCACCGGGGCTCTCTGGGCGATAAAAGGGAGCATTATTGGATTAATAAGTCATTATATGAAACTGAAAACGCATCCCAGCATCAGCGTCACTCCCCATTTCCAATTTTCCGTCTCACAAACAGCCATTTCATGTATGATTCATTTTCGTCTCGGGCATGCTATGTTAGCAGGAATTAAACTGATCAAATATTGGAAGGGCGGACGGCCGGATTTCAGGACAAAGCCGCTTTCTGCCTTATCTGATGATGGTACTAAAACTGTCTAAAAGAGGAGGAGCAATGAATGTCTGACCATCCTATTCAAGGGCTTATGACAACTGCCATGGAAAACCTGAAAGAAATGATTGATGTTAACACAATAATAGGGGATCCAGTAGAAACCCCTGATGGCAGTGTAATTTTAACTGTTTCAAAGGTTGGCTTTGGCTTTGCAGCAGGAGGAAGCGAATTTATGCTTGATGGACAATCAGGCGAGGAAAAGGGCCACCCGTTTGGCGGGGGGAGCGGAGGCGGTGTCTCCATCACTCCAATCGCCTTTTTGATTGTCAATTCTCACGGGGTAAAAATGGTCCATCTTGATGAAAGCACTCATTTGTATGAGAAAATTCTTGACCTTGCCCCGCAGGCAGTCGATAAAATTCAGCAGATGTTTAATAAGAAAGACGGTGGCTCCGGCAGCCAGCAAGGCCAGAACCAGCAGGAAAACAGTGATGAGTACAACGGACATAAGCAGGATCTGGATATCTAAGAGGAGAAGGAAGTTAACTGTCCTATGGAGAGTTAACTTTTTTCTTGGAATGCATCCTTAATAAT includes the following:
- the ytfJ gene encoding GerW family sporulation protein, with the protein product MSDHPIQGLMTTAMENLKEMIDVNTIIGDPVETPDGSVILTVSKVGFGFAAGGSEFMLDGQSGEEKGHPFGGGSGGGVSITPIAFLIVNSHGVKMVHLDESTHLYEKILDLAPQAVDKIQQMFNKKDGGSGSQQGQNQQENSDEYNGHKQDLDI